The Hippoglossus stenolepis isolate QCI-W04-F060 chromosome 1, HSTE1.2, whole genome shotgun sequence DNA segment ATGACTCATTTGCTTATGGACGTTATTAAGTCTGCACTTCCTGAACACGCCACCTCACtgctgtgggttttctctgtttggtttctcaTTATTCAttgtaaatgaatgaaagtgATGCTCCACATTTATTAGCACCTGTGAAATGTTTCTATTGATGACTGACCCAGATTTCATCTTCAGTTCACTGTTACCAGCTCTGAtggtaaacaaacaacacatgttttttGCCCCCAGCATGCAAAGAGCATCATATTTGAGGAGGTTCGTACTATTCAAGCCTTCCTCATGCAGCTGCACCCACCAGGAGCAGCTGGTGCAGCAACATGAGCTGGAACAATCAAAGTCAGAGGTACACGACCAACATCCCTACAGAGGTCTTCAGGTATTTTGCCACTGTGTCACCTGTGCATCTACATTTTCTGCTATTTAAACATCTTTATCTGCATGTAAGGGTATAAAAAAGATCATACTTTATATTCTTTAATAAgtgattaaaatgaataaacGCAACCACTGAGCCTTTCCCCAGTAATTAAAGCAGAAAGTTAGGTTTATCTTCAACTgctaaactgaaaaaagatTTCCATTCCCCACCTAGGATTTCCCATCCCCTCCGCCCCCCAACCCTCCTTAAACCGCCCTCTCTCTACTGTCCACATACTGGACCATCTGTTTACGAGCGTGGGAGATGACTGGAGTGAGTGGGATGACTGGAGTACCGGGCGTAGTAGCACCAGGAGTGGATGCACCGGGGGTTGAGGCAGCGGGTGTGGAAGCTGTGGGAGTCGAAACTGCGGGTGTGGAAGCACCAGGCGTAGAAGCAGCAGGGGAGGAAGCACGGGGGGTGGTGCCCGGTGTTGTACCTGGAGTGGCAGGAATCACGACAACAGAGGCTGGACTTAGAATTTCAGCCCCAGTTCGAGGCTCCAATCGTGGGGTGGATGTGATGAAACGAGCCTCCCTGATCCGGTAGGGACTTCGGTAGGTGGAAATGGGCGACAGCTCAGAGCCCCAGCCGAGATAGCTCCCGCTGGAGGGAGACTGTGCTTCTGCACTGAAATACAGTGTGGTGCTAGACTCTCCAGGGATCGCCAGCTTTTTCTCTGGGGAAGCAATCAGCAGAGGGGAACGTCGCTCAGGTGACCAGCCTGGAGTCTTGATGTCCAGAGAGCATACGGAGGACGAGGCTGGGGTCAGGCTAACAGCATTGCTGTCGATGTGGCGGAGGCTCTCTGGTTGCAGAGGGGATGAGAGTGACGGTGAACCATAGGCTGCACTCTGAAAATCCTCATcacctttgaaaaaaaaaaacagagaatttAAAGTGTCTTGAAAATAATACACACACTTCTTATAGAGGAAGCCACAAGGAACCTCTACAGTAAATATAAAGCATCAGTAATAATATACCTATTCCTCACCATTAATCCCACTGCATGAgattaacaacacacacacagataacatTACACATATTTATCCTTTGCATGAAGCACTGATGTCTGGTGATTGAACAGTTTTAACACCAAGACTGTGCAGGTGCATTATTGAGTTTTTGTTAAAGGAGATGTGTTTAATATATTTCTGTCATCACAGAGTGAATGTTTGCTTTTGAGTTTGTGCATTGCAATGTTAGCAGTTAATCAGGAATCGAACCATTTCGTTCAGATGGTGGAGCACTGGAGtcttcctctgctgtctctTCATTAATGACCTCATGGATCGGGACAATCTCTGGAAACCTTCTCATATCCTGGATTGTTGTGGGAGGAGCTCTCCTCACTGGTCTGGCCACCACACTGGTGGAAGGAGGCTTTGCTGCCTGGACCACCTCTGTCACCTGGAGACAAGACAATCAGCTCAGTGTCAGATTGTAGACAGACgaaattaagtttttttcaGATTCTACACATAGTCAGGCGCTGCCATTTAGAAGTCTCCTTCAAATGCAGTGAACAAATGCTTATTTCCTTTGTAAACAACAAGGGATCCCACAGGTGGATCCTTCTGtggccaacctatcccaggattcattgcgtgACAAAGTTAAGAGGATAGCTATGTGGCTGCAGTAGGTGCAGCCGCTTAAAGTAGATAACGTTGAAATTGTAAGTGTGGGACAAGCTGTTGATGCAAATAGGAAATCCGCTATAGGCCAGACCATATACCGTATCATTATAACATGTAATATATAGTAACAACATAACATATAATAACTTCAATAAATATCTTACCTGTGGAGCCTGGGCCACCTGTGGAGGAGCTGGCTGAGGAGCCGGATATGAGATCTGAGGAAACTGTGGTTGAACAGGTGGAACCTGACAGATCACAGCacaaataagaataagaaaCCACTTTACACATTCGTAAAATACTGTCATATTTAGATATGTGATCTCTCTGCTGAATTTAATCacttaaaatcaaatcaagtcaaactttattgtcattttaccaGACCTGAACAGTATTGCAGGCAGAATGAATATATTGTTAATATATTAGATTAGATAAACTGTCCATCTTAAAAGGGTTAGGAGcatgtgaatttaaaatgttatgtaactgtaaaatgttaaaaaagtcaaacataaaatataaagtggCTTCACAGGACAGTTTCAACAACAGGAAAGCAACTCACCCGAGGGACATAAGGTTCGTCTGGGGAGTGAAATTCTTCAGACAGACCCATCAGTCCAGCCAGTCCCCCCTCGCCATAGTCCGACCAGATCTTTGTTACATCCCCTGTCTTCAGGGCCAAGCGAATCAGCAGCCAGTGGTGATGTTTCCAGCCCTCCCATTGGATAGGAAGGTCCATGAGAGTCCCACCTCCTAATAATGTGAATAACCAGAGTCATATAATTAGATAGACAGATATGGATGGAcggaggatggatggatggatggagctTTAAACAGACCAGACAGTGTTG contains these protein-coding regions:
- the xkr5b gene encoding XK-related protein 5b — protein: MRDYTAAPSNGGACIPCCQVCVFVFTAFLIVAERTALIYCFVYYLWVGHNYCYAHLAGFTALFLLPGWVPQWLSYLWYLSDGRIRRKSLTWTHVLHLGIFKRLLECMHLPDEDLYGEIMQQADVSALRLLEALVVTLPQTLLQTYVLICTDIGLKSPASVCFVVCLLSLAWALVLYARACSLIRPGHLQMTPAAILCRLLWRVGMLGSRFAVLMLFTRIFKQWILGVIGVHWLGATFWMVSQQTDIIRSTSRWRIFNLLLGAIHIFLFLNVKYGQSRYRMAGFYLVMFLENAFLLLASSWMFTMVSWDTVGIPAAVFCSFLIGVIALVLYYRFLHPKSFEIFQSIRHRGISGACTERGSTLSLEEKVTPTFHRHATLSGGGTLMDLPIQWEGWKHHHWLLIRLALKTGDVTKIWSDYGEGGLAGLMGLSEEFHSPDEPYVPRVPPVQPQFPQISYPAPQPAPPQVAQAPQVTEVVQAAKPPSTSVVARPVRRAPPTTIQDMRRFPEIVPIHEVINEETAEEDSSAPPSERNGDEDFQSAAYGSPSLSSPLQPESLRHIDSNAVSLTPASSSVCSLDIKTPGWSPERRSPLLIASPEKKLAIPGESSTTLYFSAEAQSPSSGSYLGWGSELSPISTYRSPYRIREARFITSTPRLEPRTGAEILSPASVVVIPATPGTTPGTTPRASSPAASTPGASTPAVSTPTASTPAASTPGASTPGATTPGTPVIPLTPVISHARKQMVQYVDSRERAV